Below is a window of Trichocoleus desertorum ATA4-8-CV12 DNA.
ATAAAAAGCTCAAGTTACGCAAGGCTATGGCGGACAACACTCTCAGCCATGAATTAGATTTGCAGGAGACACCGAATGAGTCAGAAGAGGAGCGTCGGCAGAAATTAAAAGCAGCCGTTGAGAATGATGATTGGAGTGGTGTGGTTGAGTCTTGATGTCCCCTTTGCTATTCCTTAAATAGGCCTAGAGCAAAGATTTCAGGGAGAGCGGGATCGGCAACTAAGCGAGGTCATCAAATGAGTAATCTCGCCAGTCTGTCACAGGTTGATAGCCAATCATCTGATAGATGTGATTAGAGGTAGGATTTGCCAAATCTGTGAACAAGAAACAGGAATGATATCCCTGCTCAAGGAGTTGCTGACTCAAGGCAGCGACACAGGCAGTCGCATATCCTTTTCCTCGATGTTCAGGTGGGGTGTAAACAGGGCCAATTGTAGCGCCATGCGGGGTTGAAGGACGACCACAAGCTAGAGAAACAGGAGCTTGGTCTTGCCAGAGATAAGCCACTCCTCGCTGTATTTGGCGTTCCGTCATTTTCTCGGGATCTTCCTCCAGCGTCCTGAATACTTCCATCTGGAAGTCATGGTTCCATTGCACCAAGAGGTCGCGATCGCTCTCCGTCGCCTGCCGTAGATACCCTGATGCTTGAGCGACAGGCTGGACTATTTGCAGTTGATGCACTCGCAGGTTAAGGGACACTTTATAGGGTTGCTGTGTCAAAGCCTCCCAGGCAGAGGCAAAAGCTTGCGCTTCCGCTACTAAACTCAGCACTCCAGGCAAAGACTTCTGGTGTTGGTAGATGTCTTGAGCAATTAGTTCAGCAGCTTGCAAATCAGCCATCTTAGATAGCACTAACTTGCGCGGAGGTGTCCGCATTGCTACGGCAACAACTTGATCATCTACTTCTACCGTTGCCAAGTAGAGCGGAAATGGATAACGCTTGGGATGATGTACCAAAGTGTTAGTAATGGCAAACAGCAAGCTGTGATCGGCTTCATAACTGATCAAATAGTCTTTGCTATGCTCATAAAATTGCTTGGCATCCTGAAACCGTTGGAGTTGCATGATCGACTCCTGAATGGAGCTGTCTACAAAATCGTTAAGTACTCTGATGGAATATGATCCACCAGCCAAACGCCATTTTCCGCACAGAAAAAGAGATACCCTGCTTGATGTATTGCCGCTGCATCGATCGCAAACACCACCGGACGACCGTGTCTAGCACCCACTTTTCGAGCTGTTTCCACATCCTGGGAGAGGTGAACATGATGCCGAGACATTTTGTGCAGACCTGATTGCAGAATCATCTCTACTGCGCGATCGCCCGTCCCGTGATACAAAATATCCGGCGGCAACTGCGGCTCTAGTTGCAGATCTACTTCCACACTATGACCCTGATTGGCCCGGATTAGCTCACCTGTGGAGTCGAAAGAGAAGCGCTTCTTATCACTTGTCGCCACGACTGCTTCTAGTTCCTCACGACTGATTGGGAACTGATGCTGAGCGCAGGCTGTGAGCAATTCATCGACAGCAACCCAACCACCCGCACCGAGAGCCAAATTTAGGCGTTCTGGTTGATGACGGAGATGTTTGCTGAGGTATTTGCTGACTTTGACTAGGCGATCGCGGTTCATTTAGACAAATCGGTGCACGAACTCATGAATCAAATCTACTTTGGCAATCGGCTCTGAGGATCAATGCTTTTGCTAATTTCATTGATTTTCACCTCCTTACACACATTAGAAATCTAGCGATCGCTCATCTCTAATGCACGGCGAGCGCGATCGCTTTTGTTTTTGAGTTAATCAATATTATAATACAGTTTACACTACATTGTAATACACGTCAAGTCAAAAAAGCTGAGAGAGCCTGATAGAACGCAGCAATATCAGCACTATCTGGTAATCCAGCAACTTGACCGTCACCGAGTTCTACAATCATCCAGTCACCATTTAGGCGCTTGGCTACATCCATTGTGAAGAAACGACTTTGTACGGCCTGAGCCACTTCACAGAATTGCGTCATGGGTGGACAGATTTCTGCATAATTTCCTTCATCCCAATATTTGTTCACATAAACTGGTTCAGCATCCAAGAAAAAGAGACGAAATTCTTGAGTCAGCGGCATGCCACTTTTGGAGTGGGTGGTTAGAGGCTCAAAGTCTACAAATTCTCGAAACACTAAGCCTTCATTCAACCCTGTTTCTTGGAGTTGCAGAAACCGACGTACGACTCGTTCCACAACGGTTTTATCGGATGCTTGCGGAATGTAGCAAGCCTCATGCCATTCATGTTTCCTCGATTTCACAAAGTCTTTGAGGATAAGCGGGCGATCGCCAAAATCACGCAGTAAAGACATGACTATATCCATGTCCAATTCTCCATTGAGCGTTAGCCACACAGATTTGGGTGTGCAAGGCGCAATGATGGAGTAAGACTCTGGCAAATAATGACAATGCTTGTAAGCAGTCGCGTCATTCAGCAACCGAACTCCCCGCTGTGCCAGTGCCTCAAATAGTTGCTGATACTGAGTGGGTGTTAGCATCCAGCCTCGATAGAGCCCCATTTGTTCGGTGGGCTGTACGGGCACCTTGCGAACTGCTTTCCCAGGGTTCTGTTCATTCACTAATGCTTCAAAGTCAATCAGAGCAGGCTGAAACCCAAGGCTCTTCACAGCCTCGCACTCCGTCACATAGTCACAATCAGGTTGGCGAATATCAAACGGATCAGCACAAAAAATAAACTGCATAGGAGATCTCTAATTACGCAAGCAATTCTCGATAAAAGTTCGTTGGGTCGCCAGGAAGGTAGGTTGTCGGCTGCAAAGCTTGATTGTTTAATCGCAAGGCTTTGGTGATGCCGATCTGGCTGAGAAAATCGAGGTCATGGGAGATCACCCACAGAGCACCCTGATATTGATTCAGCGCTGTAATCATTGGCTCCACAGTAACAGTATCTAGATTATTGGTGGGTTCATCCAAAATCAATAAATCTACTGCTGAGATACTAATCATCGCGATCGCCAGTCGAGCCAGTTCGCCACCACTCAACCCAGCAGCAGATTGATACACCGTTTCATTGAAAAAGAGAAAATGTCCCAGTTGTTGGCGGAGCAATTGGTAGCTCAGTTGGGGATTGGCTGCTTGCATATTCTCTAAGACGGTTTTCTGGCGATCGACTACGCCATAAGTTTGATCCAGATAAACTACTCGTAGGTCTGGCGCTAGCCGCACTTCTCCTGCCTCTAGAACTGCCTCTGTTCCTGCCAATCCCAGAATCGCTTTCACTAAACTTGATTTACCAGAACCATTGGCTCCCAAGATAGTAACTCGATCGCCTGTTTTTACGTGTAGTTGAATGTTTTTGATCAAAGTGCGATCGCCCACTCTTAGATCAGCACCTTGGATATCAATCAAATTTCTGACTTTGCGTGGCCTCTCCTCCAAACGAATCAGCGTGGCTTTGGTGGTTTTGATTTTGGTTTCTACCAGCTTCTGCTGAGCTTGGGCTAGTGCTGCATCATGTTTTTGGCCCGCCGTTCCTGCGGTTGCCGAGGCTCGGTTGGCAAAATAACGTTTCGCCGCTTTGCTCATACTGTTGTCGAAAGCTTGTAATCTGCCCTCTCGTTGCGATCGCGCTGCTCGTTGCTGTTCTTTGAGCGCTGCTTCTCTGGCCCGTTTTAGTTCTTTTTTAGCTACCTCATGGGAGCGATCGGCATTCTCTTGGGCGATCGCTTTTTGCGCTTTGTAGAACGAGAAGTTACCCCCGTAAACCTGAATGCCTGTCGATGTTAGCTCCCAAGTGATGTTCGCGACCTGATCTAAGAAGAAAGGTTTATGCGAGACAATCACAAAAGCGCCAGAAAACTCGTGGAGAAACCGTTTGAGAATCTCCAGCGCTTCTAGATCCATGTGATTAGTTGGCTCATCCAGTAACAAGATGCGTGGCTCTTGCACCAAACCAACCGCTAGAAATAGCTTGGTCAGCTCACCCCCGCTCAAATTGGCAACTGGGAGGGAGAGATCTACTACCGTTGCTAATTTGGTCTCTAAGATGTCAGCGATCGCCCACCAGTCATCAGCGATCGAGCTGAGCCATTCCAACACAGTCTGCTGTTTTTGCTCTATGGGTAATGTGCTAATTTGTGGCAAATAGTAGATGCTGTCTTTTTGACTAACAAAGCCAGAAGTAGGCTGTAGCTGGCCTACCAACAACTGTAACAAAGTCGATTTACCAACACCATTCGGGCCAACAAGCGCAATCCGATCGCCCACTTGAATGCTAACGTCAATCCCCTGAAATAAAGTTCTATCTGCCGTTAAGTTGTAACTAAGATTTTCTGCCCGCAAGAGAACTCTCGATTCCATACCAAAACCTCAACTTGGATAAAGCGATCGCCAATATTCCAAGTGAGATTCTTCATGGCTCTGTTCTCCAATCTATCTACGCAACAACTAACTGTAGTCGGTCAATCTCGAACTACAATTGCCTTCCAACCGATTCCGGATGCCCAGTCTTCCAGCGCTCCCATACTACAAAATTCTAATAAAAATGCCACTATTTTGGGGTGTTTAAAGCCGTTGTGGCTGCTACAACTTGGAGAAACTGCTCATGATGATGTCTCCAATTTATAAAGTGCTCCGACAACGATCTTCCAACCATCGCTTTCCTGCCGCATTGTGTAAGCTAACCCGAAGCGCTCTAGCTCTGTTCGATCTTGCTTAAAGCGAATCACAATGCCACTCACGATAGCAAGGCGATCGCTCAACTGCTGAATACTGAGAGATTCAGTTTCACTGTAGGCATACCCCCGAAATTTGGTTTATGAATAAGGGATAGACAGGACGAAGCATACAGACTAAATCAATCACTAGCTCTGTAGGAAATTGATGATTGCCGCTGCTGTAACCTCCGGATGACTGAAGCAGAAGGCATGACCTGCGTCTGCAAGCACTTCTAACTTGGCAGCAGGGATATTCTGAGCCAAAAACTCACTGTTTTGTGGTGGAATAATGCGATCGCCATCTCCTGTAATTACCAACGTTGGAGCCGTAATTTTATCTAACAAGTCACAGGTATCATGGGTGCTCATCGCTTGATACTGGCGGATCAGCGCTTCTCCTTGGCTGTGGTAGGGTGCAGTGGTTTGAAAAAATTCAATTAAACGGCTTTGATTCGTTTGCAAAAACTCTAACGGAAAAAGCTGCTCTAAAATGCTGCCATTCCCAAGTCCCGCAGGAGGATTAAACTGGCTACAAGTGCCGCCTGCCATCGTGCAGCCTAAAACCAATTTGTTGAGTTGGTCAGCATGATTGAGGGCAAATTGTTGAGCTACCATACCACCCATACTGATGCCGAACACATGCGCTTTCGTCTCACCCAACACTTTTAATAAACCTGCGGCATCTCCTGCCATTTGAGCTGTGGTATAGGTTCCAGTCGCTGGGCTCGTTTCTCCCGCATCTCGGTTGTCAAACAAAATGACTTTGTAATGCTGGGCCAGTAGTTTTGGGAGTTTAGTGCCCCAATCTAACAAACTAAAGCTGAGACCCATCATCATTAAGAGTGGATCTCCTTCACCATAAATTTTGTAGTTGATATCAAGACCGTTGACATGAACTTTGGGCATATCACCTCATCGAAAAGAATCAAAAAAGGAATATGGACATCATCGCAGCACCCCGATTCTCTCCGCCATTAAAGTAGCGATCGCCTCTATCATAAATCGCGATCCTTAATGATTTCGTATTCCTCACCTAACTCTGAACGGATCAGATTTAATAGCTGACTCACCAACAAGCGTCGAGGAAATCACCAAAGGGCATAAATATTTTGTGGCGGGTGGTGGCGATGGTGGCACCATATTGGAGTTGGAAGCTTCCTACTATTACCCTTTGAATGATAATGTGGCGATCGTTCCAGCCTTCTATGCTATCTTTAACCCTAACAATTTTGACAGTAATCCCAATATTTATGTGGGCAATTTTCGGGCACAATTTAGTTTTTAATTTTCCCTGTAAAGAAGAGTATTGCTAACAGGTTGAGCGATACATCACCAAACGAGTTGGGAACTCTGAGCCTAGACTACATCGGCATGAGTCGTAAATTCTGGTCATAAAAATGCTTCGTTCCAGCAAAACTAAAGCGCTACCATTGCAGCTTGTGCTGATTGTTCCATTTGTTTTGCAAATTTTTGGGGCGGTGGGGCTCGTTGGCTATCTCTCCTTTAGGAATGGGCAGAAAGCGGTCAATGAGTTGGCGGAGCAGTTGATGGAACGCACAAGCAACACGGTTGATCAGCACTTAGATTCTTATCTGTCGGTTCCACATAAGGTGGCCCAGATTAATGCTGATGCGATTCGTATGGGATTGCTGGATGTCCGCGATCGCGAAATGCTTGGCAAGTATTTCTGGCACCAAATGCAAGCCTATGATGTCAGCTACATCGGCGTTGGGCTGACCACAGGTGAGGGGGTGGGAGCCGCTCGTTATGATGGCAAAACGGTCACGATGGATGATTGGAGTGCTAAACCTCCCAATAACTGGACTAGCTATGCATTAGATAGTCAGGGCGATCGCACTCATGTGCTAGAAACTTTGGATTGGAGCAACTTTCAACAACCGTGGTACACAGGCCCAGTCAAAGCAGGTAAACCAATCTGGTCTCCGATCTATGTGATTAACTATCCCAATGAGGTTTATATTGCCACCTCAGCGGGTCGTCCCATCTACAATGCGAATAATCAATTGCTGGGCATGGTCAGCATTGATGTTTCTCTCCTAAAGCTCAGTAATTTCTTGCGGAGTTTAGAAGTCAGTCGAACGGGCCAAGTTTTCATTTTGGAGCAAGACGGAACCTTAATTGCTAACTCTGGGGAAGCACAACCTTTCACGTTGGTTAAAGGAGAGATTCAGCGGCTAAAAGCGATCGATAGCTCCGATCCGGTCGTACAACAAGTGGCCCAACAAATCCAAAAACGCTTTAACAACTCCTCCAAAATCAAGGCCACTCAGGAATTACAGCTTGATCTACAGGGAGAGTCGCATCATGTCCACATTACTCCCTGGCGCGATGAATATGGCTTGGATTGGCTAGTTGTGATGAGCGTGCCAGATAGCGCCTTCATGGGCCAAATTAATGCTAATACTCGCAGCACCATTTGGCTTTGTTTAGGAGCTTTGGGCGTTGCTTCTGTATTGGGCCTTTTTACTTCCCGCTGGATCATTCGCCCGATTCTGCGGCTAAATCGAGCCAGTGAAGCAATGGCATCTGGGGACTTAGATCAGCGGGTAGAAGATAGCGGCATTGGAGAATTCAACATCCTTGCTACTTCCTTTAACCACATGGCAGGGCAGCTACGCGAGTCATTTGCAGCTCTGGAACAAAGCAATGAAGAACTGGAAGACCGAGTAGAACGACGTACAATTGAACTCAAAAATGTCTTAGGGGAGTTGCAACGCACTCAAGCTCAAGTCCTTCAGAGCGAGAAAATGTCTAGCTTGGGCCAGCTGGTTGCTGGGGTCGCCCATGAGATTAATAATCCAGTTAATTTTATTCATGGCAATCTCACTTATGTACAGGAATACACTCAAAGTTTGCTAGCGCTAATGCAGCTGTATCAACAGCACTATTCCAAGCCTATTTCTGAGATTCAGACTATGGCTGAAGAGATCGATCTGGAGTTTTTACAAACAGACTTACCCAAGATGTTGTCTTCCATGAGAGTAGGCACCGATCGCATTCGTCAGATTGTGTTGTCCCTGCGAAACTTCTCCCGTATGGATGAATCAGAGATCAAGCCTGTGAATATCCATGAAGGTCTTGATAGTACGCTGATGATTTTGCAGCATCGCCTCAAAGCTCACCCAGACAGAGCAGAAATTGAGGTGGTTAAAGAGTACAGCGATCTCCCCCTAGTAGAATGCTATGCGGGCCAACTGAATCAAGTGTTCATGAACATTCTCACTAATGCGATCGACGCAATGGAAGAGAATAATGCCAACAGAATGTCTCAAGGGATGCAGGTCAAACCTAGCCAGATTACAATTCGCACCGCTGTTATTGATGATCAATGGGTGCAAATTGCGATCGCAGACAATGGCCCTGGTGTTCCGCTAGCGATTCAGCAACGCATTTTCGATCCCTTCTTTACCACAAAAGCAATTGGTAAAGGAACAGGCATGGGCATGTCAATCAGCTACCAAATTATTACTGAAAAACATAACGGTCAATTAGGTTGTTTCTCAATCCTAGGAGAGAAAACTGAGTTTACCATTCAGATCCCAATTTGGCAGCAAAGCCAGTCGGTAGCACTAGTGGGAGCGGAGAAAGAGGGATGAGGGATGAGGGATGAGGGATGAGGGATGAGGGGTGAGGGATGAGGGGTGAATAGGGTAAACAATAGCCAATAGCCAGACTCCTAACCCAGACTCGAAACACTACACTCAGCTTCGTTTGGAGGAGGTCTGGAGGACGCAACCGTCCTTCAGCGGGGGTTTGGGGGCGAGTGCCCCCAAGGGTTCGGATTTAGGCAAGCGATCGCTCATGCAGATGACCTGACTGGGCGATTCCGATGGATTGGAAAAAACATAAGCTGATTGACTAGGGGCGAGGAGGTTACTAACCTGTAGCTCACTCTGGACTCAATAAACATCAGCAATCCCCAGTACTGCCGTGGTTGAAGCGTTTAATACTGTTTTCACTCAACTCCTATTTTTTGTCGGCTCTACTGTATCCTTTTCTTTGGTTGGATTACTCCTTTTTATGGGGCCTGCTTTGGGGGCGATCGCCGTTCGCCGCTCTCTGTCACTGCGTTGGCATTTGCTTCTGTTGGGCATTTGCATCTTCTATGGGGCTGTACCACTCCTCATGGGCTGGGGAGGATTGGCTCTGGCTGAATGCTTTAGCTGTGATGTGGACATCACGATTTACAAGTGCGCGGAAAATCCCCAACTAAGTGATTTGATCACGGCTATGACTTTTGCCCCCTGGGGTCTAATGATTACAATTCCATCCAGTGCATTGGGTGTCATAGGACTTGTGATCTCTTTAGTGCTCAAAGTGGTCAGCTCAAGTCAAGGAAGGCAAGCATCCCCAAGCCCAACTGCTGTCTTTTATCGTAGCCATCGTCATAAGGTGATTGCGGGAGTCTGTACAGCGATCGCTCAACTTTGGCACCTACCACTTCTAGGGGTCAGAATTGCTACAGTCGCTTTAGCAGTCATCATGCCGATATTGGCCCTACCGTTGTACTTCTGGTTGTGGTTGGCATTTCCGCTGGAACCCCAACTTTCATAGTTGGTCAGGAGTCGGAAGGCTATGGCGATCGTCTCCAACGCCATAACGCTACAGCACCTAAGATGCCCAAAGCTGTCCCTATGACTAAACTCAGGGGGCCTAAAAGTATCAATGATAAATCTGCTTGCGATCGCTGCGGATAACCGCCAATTCCCAAGAGCGCCAGTACTGCTACAACTGCACCTACCATCGACCCCAGCACAATCCAGCGAAACACAGAGGGAGAGCGAGTGCGGGTCACTACAGCAACTCCAATGATTCCCACAACTAAGCCTAGCACTGCCCCGAAAATGGCTCCAAAGGCGATTGCATTCTGAAGCTGTCCGTAGTTGAGTACGAGTTGGGCTACGGCGACCCAAATAAGCGTATCAAGGAGGCTCCAAGATAGGAGGGCGATTGCAATCATTTGGTACTGCTCTGTCATGTTCCTCCTTAATACTTGCTCATAGAATGGTTCTATCTATCGTCAAAAGTGCGATCGCAACTTAGGCACATACTTTTTTGACCACAGGTAGTTCGCTCACTGTTTTCCACCAGGTCTGGAGTTTGGGAGCTTGAGCCGTAATCGCATCAAACTCTGGAGTTTGCGAAAAATAGATAAAGATTGGAATCAAAAAGAAATCAGCAATACTAATCTCGCTGCCTAAGAGATAGGGACTGCCAACCGTTAGTGACTCAATTGCTCCTAAGGCTGTTTTGGCAGGGGCGATCGCAGCTTGAATTTTGCTCTCGTCTGGTTGGCCACCTTGAGTAGGCACAATGAGGCGTTGGATCACGATTGTACCAATCACAGCGGCATAAAGATAGCTATATGAATGAAGCCAAATGTGGCTGATCGAGTGGAGACAGCTAACACGCTGACGCTGTGAATAGAAGCCAAGACAACTATTGCACTGAATAATGCAACAATGCTGCTAAATGTCATACTGCGCTTTATTCATCACAAGCTCGCCCATTAGAATAGACCAATTTCCCTATCAAGGCGAGCAAGTATTGATACATCTTTTCCAAAGGCTCTCTAAGATTCAGTCACCGCATCTGGCTTATCGGGCTTGTTAAACACCTCACGCGATAAACGATGGACAAGGCTGGAAGAAACGTAGAGTAACGTGAATCCAATCAGAGGATGGAGTACCTCCAGGTGCAGAGGAGTGTGGAGATGAATGCTGCAAAACTGGAGTCCAAGTAGCATAGGTAGGCTGGCTACGAGCGATCGAATTCTGTTTGAGAAAGGAACAAGCAGCGACCCTCCTAGCAATATTAACGACAGCCCACTGTACCCCCGCACTAACCAAACATGAACATCCCACCAGGCAGGATTGTTGAAGTAGGCAACCCCAACCGTTAATAATTGAGCAATCAAGCAGAGATTAAAGATGATTGAAATTGTATATAAGCCAATCCGCATCCAATAGGTAGAAGTGCGATCGCTACTGGGCGCAGCTCCGAGAGAACCGCAATCAATTTCCGAGTTTATGGTCATGTCAAACTGCCTGTTTTACTGTCATAACGCTTGCAATAAAATCTATTCCTATACTAGGAATGGCAACCCACTGCGCCCAGTCCTCGATCGAGTACTCTTTGAGGTACAACGATGATTTCCTTGCAGCTTTTGTTTGAAGAAATTCACCAGCTAGAAGATGAAGATGACTTGCGATCGCACCTTGCACCAAAAATTGGTGAGTATTTTGCAGCCAAGCGATCAGGGATATTCTTCTTCGACCAGCTTTTAGCCGTTGGCGCAGCCTCTCCTTTGAAGAATCGCAATCTTCAAAAAGTCCTGAACATTGCTTTATCCCTCGAACATAATCCCGTGGCGCGTTATGTGGCGGAGCGTCATACGCCTGTCCATGAAGGAGTGGTGACATCACCCAAGGCATGGGCAATCATTTGTCCTCGTCCTGATCATTGGCATGTTATGGCAGGGCCACTCATTGATCGGGGTCAATTAGTAGGTTCAGTGGGCTGTACCCGTGATAAATCAATGCCTGCCTTTAATCACCAAGATTTAGCTGATTTAAGTGCCGTTTGTTTACACTTATCCGTTTGGACAGCCACTGTACGATGCGCGCAAAACCTAGCTTTGGAGCCCCAGTGTCAACCCCTTAGCCGCGATCGCCTGACCCCTCGTGAATTGCAAATTGCCGAATTAGTGGCTTTAGGGCGAACCAATGCAGAAATTGGCCATCAACTTTGGATTACAGAAAATTCTGTGAAGCAAGCCTTAAAGCGCATGTTTCGTAAGCTTGAGGTCTCATCCCGTGCAGAAATGGTTGCACAGCTTCTAGACACAAGGCTTCGTTCATCCCATCTAGTCTGACTGTGGTCTGTTTTCTTTCAATGGTAATTGGACAGCCAGCGCTTACGAGATCATGGCGGCTGATTGTAGGGTGCAGAACCCAAGTTTCACGGGCAATTCCACGCCCAGGAAGGCGAAAGGAACTAGAGCGACAGGTCTAATTGTGCTAGGCGAAAGCGATGCTATCGACATTACAGCACAGCAATATATCCCGATGCTCCGGCGTGGCCCACGGATGCATAGAGAAAAGCTACAACTGCGATCGCGTCGGTGAGTAAAGCGAGTTCTTGCAATGGCATCGTTCCTCTTTACTTAACATCGCCCTGATTAAAGCAAAAGCCCCATCAAAAATTAGGTATCTTGCTGGATGGTCGTGAGAATGCTTTTTCAATCTTTGTCATTAGTGAAAAGGGGAAGCCGGGGTCTTGATACAAATGTGAGGGAATTTTTTCTTTGATTTCCTCATGAAACTGGGGTAATTCGCTCCAATGTCGCCCACATTGAAGGTGGTGAGCGGTATGGTATCCCAAATTGCACGTAAAAAAGTTGTACCAACGATCTGTGATGTTATAAGTTGCTTGATAAGGATCTGCTTGATCCAGTCCAGCATGATGGTGATAGGTGACGTGAGCGGTCAGGAATAACAGCACGATCATCGGAATGATGAAAATGATTAAAGTATTGGCCCAATTAATCCAAGCCAGTAACCCCAACACGACTGCCGTCAGAAGAATGTTCTGAATCAGCTTGTTTCGGGATTTTGGGTAGCGTTTCCCTACGTTCAATGCGATCGGGTAGGCCAGAATTCCTACTCTAAAGGTGTATTCCAGATGGGACATTAATTTCCCATTGGCGTTTTTCCAGGCAGATTCATCTTTGGTTTGGTCTAAATAGTTAAGATGGTGGCCGAGCGTATGGTGCAGAACCCAGGTTTCTCCGACAATTCCCGTATGCAACCCCATAATGAGTTCGATCAGACGGTTGGCCCAGGAGACACTAAAGAATTTGCAATGTTGATGGTGATGGTTCCAGCTACAGATCCATCCTTTGAGAGGGAGACTGGCGATCGCCCAAACAATAGGGATTAATATAGTAGGACTGAATAGAAAAATGACCAAATCAGCCGCTAAAACCAACAAGATGAACGCGATTAGGTAGTAATCGACTTTTTTTCTGGCACGCATTCTTATGTAAGTAGGCGAACATGGCTTAGCGACAAAAATTACTTTGTTAGAAGCCTGTTCAATTGTACAGTTATGTGTCCTTTTTCTGCCTGCATATTCCTAAAAAATGGTTGGGCGATCGCCCTAGAACCTGCCTCACTGTTTTGATGCCTAACTCTCCTGTTTGGCCGCGATAGGCACACCTGAAACGAAGAGTTTTCTATAGCTCATGCGGGCACTCTAGGTGAGCTAGTTTGACAAACGGGAGAACCTCTATGAAGCTAATTCATGTTCATGGGTTTGCAGAACTTGAGCCAGAATCGCTTATCACCAATCAATACCGGAAATTTGCCAAGAAACTTCAGTGGAATTTAGAGATTCAAGAGTTTAAGTGGAACACCTTAGAAGGAAATCCAACCAAGCTAGTTGCCAATTTCCATG
It encodes the following:
- a CDS encoding PspC domain-containing protein, with translation MGPALGAIAVRRSLSLRWHLLLLGICIFYGAVPLLMGWGGLALAECFSCDVDITIYKCAENPQLSDLITAMTFAPWGLMITIPSSALGVIGLVISLVLKVVSSSQGRQASPSPTAVFYRSHRHKVIAGVCTAIAQLWHLPLLGVRIATVALAVIMPILALPLYFWLWLAFPLEPQLS
- a CDS encoding glutathione S-transferase domain-containing protein; this translates as MIQCNSCLGFYSQRQRVSCLHSISHIWLHSYSYLYAAVIGTIVIQRLIVPTQGGQPDESKIQAAIAPAKTALGAIESLTVGSPYLLGSEISIADFFLIPIFIYFSQTPEFDAITAQAPKLQTWWKTVSELPVVKKVCA
- a CDS encoding LuxR family transcriptional regulator → MISLQLLFEEIHQLEDEDDLRSHLAPKIGEYFAAKRSGIFFFDQLLAVGAASPLKNRNLQKVLNIALSLEHNPVARYVAERHTPVHEGVVTSPKAWAIICPRPDHWHVMAGPLIDRGQLVGSVGCTRDKSMPAFNHQDLADLSAVCLHLSVWTATVRCAQNLALEPQCQPLSRDRLTPRELQIAELVALGRTNAEIGHQLWITENSVKQALKRMFRKLEVSSRAEMVAQLLDTRLRSSHLV
- a CDS encoding fatty acid desaturase; protein product: MRARKKVDYYLIAFILLVLAADLVIFLFSPTILIPIVWAIASLPLKGWICSWNHHHQHCKFFSVSWANRLIELIMGLHTGIVGETWVLHHTLGHHLNYLDQTKDESAWKNANGKLMSHLEYTFRVGILAYPIALNVGKRYPKSRNKLIQNILLTAVVLGLLAWINWANTLIIFIIPMIVLLFLTAHVTYHHHAGLDQADPYQATYNITDRWYNFFTCNLGYHTAHHLQCGRHWSELPQFHEEIKEKIPSHLYQDPGFPFSLMTKIEKAFSRPSSKIPNF